A genome region from Setaria italica strain Yugu1 chromosome III, Setaria_italica_v2.0, whole genome shotgun sequence includes the following:
- the LOC101764306 gene encoding thaumatin-like protein: MAASSVVVFLLLAAFVAGASAATFTIKNNCPYTVWPAATPVGGGRQLNSGQTWTLDVPAGTSSGRIWGRTGCSFSNGRGRCASGDCGGALSCTLSGQPPLTLAEFTIGSGDKQDFYDISVIDGYNLPMDFSCSNGRNLQCRAPRCPDAYLFPSDNSKNHPCRGNSNYRVTFCP, translated from the coding sequence ATGGCGGCCTCCtctgtcgtcgtcttcctcctcctcgcggccttcgtcgccggcgccagcgCGGCCACCTTCACCATCAAGAACAACTGCCCCTACACggtgtggccggcggcgacccccgtcggcggcggcaggcagcTCAACTCAGGCCAGACGTGGACCCTCGACGTGCCCGCTGGCACCAGTTCCGGCAGGATCTGGGGCCGCACCGGCTGCTCCTTCAGCAACGGCCGCGGCCGGTGCGCTTCGGGCGACTGCGGCGGCGCGCTCTCCTGCACGCTCTCCGGGCAGCCGCCGCTGACTCTGGCCGAGTTCACCATCGGGAGCGGCGACAAGCAGGACTTCTACGACATCTCGGTGATCGACGGGTACAACCTGCCCATGGACTTCTCCTGCAGCAATGGCAGGAACCTGCAGTGCCGTGCCcctcgctgccccgacgcgtaCCTGTTCCCCAGCGACAATTCCAAGAACCACCCGTGCCGTGGCAACAGCAACTACAGGGTCACCTTCTGCCCATGA